One Anoplopoma fimbria isolate UVic2021 breed Golden Eagle Sablefish chromosome 21, Afim_UVic_2022, whole genome shotgun sequence DNA segment encodes these proteins:
- the si:dkey-73n8.3 gene encoding retinol dehydrogenase 12: MQAIRSLFIPKWSSDVRLEGKTAIITGANVGIGKETAKDLAGRGARVILACRDMVKGEQAARDIIREVRGAKVVARQLDLADTKSICQFAENIYNNEKTLHYLINNAGVAMCPYAVTVDGYEMQFGVNHLGHFFLTFLLLDLLKHSAPSRVINLSSIAHNMGKIQFEDLIGEKDYHPVRAYAQSKLANILFTRELAKRIEVQGVMAYSVDPGSVNTEITRHIGLPLVSMFKTFGSMLKTPAEGAYTTIYCAVTPEHQLVTGGYYKDCASTECSRAGQDDGTALKLWAVSCQLLGIRWR; the protein is encoded by the exons ATGCAAGCAATCAG GTCTCTATTTATTCCCAAGTGGTCCTCAGATGTGCGACTGGAAGGGAAGACAGCTATAATAACGGGAGCCAACGTTGGAATAGGCAAAGAGACAGCGAAAGACCTGGCAGGCAGAG GTGCTCGGGTGATTTTGGCATGCAGAGACATGGTAAAAGGAGAGCAAGCTGCTCGTGACATCATTAGGGAGGTGAGGGGAGCCAAAGTAGTCGCCAGGCAACTGGATCTGGCTGACACCAAATCTATCTGCCAGTTTGCTGAGAATATCTACAACA atgaGAAGACTCTTCACTATCTGATCAACAATGCAGGTGTGGCTATGTGCCCTTATGCCGTCACAGTGGATGGATATGAGATGCAGTTTGGAGTCAATCACTTGG GTCATTTCTTCCTGACCTTTCTCTTACTGGACTTGCTGAAGCACTCGGCCCCATCCCGGGTCATCAACTTGTCTTCGATAGCTCACAATATGGGCAAGATCCAGTTTGAAGACCTGATCGGTGAGAAAGACTACCACCCTGTCAGGGCCTACGCACAGAGCAAGCTGGCCAACATCCTGTTTACCAGAGAGCTGGCCAAAAGGATTGAGG TTCAAGGTGTGATGGCTTACTCTGTGGACCCCGGCTCGGTGAACACTGAGATCACAAGGCACATCGGGCTCCCTCTTGTGAGCATGTTCAAGACGTTTGGTTCAATGCTAAAGACCCCAGCAGAGGGAGCCTACACCACCATCTACTGCGCCGTCACTCCCGAGCACCAGCTGGTCACCGGAGGATATTACAA GGACTGTGCCAGTACAGAGTGCTCCAGAGCAGGTCAGGATGATGGCACTGCCCTAAAGCTGTGGGCTGTGAGCTGCCAACTGCTAGGCATCCGCTGGAGATGA
- the zgc:112332 gene encoding retinol dehydrogenase 12 isoform X1 → MYCRSVCCNRWSSEERLDGKTVIITGANTGIGKETARDLARRGARIIMACRDLERAEEARTEILEDTGNENLVIRKLDLSDTKSIRAFAELINKEEKQVNILINNAGVMMCPYSKTVDGFEMQLGVNHLGHFLLTYLLLDLIKRSAPARIVVVASVAHTWTGIRLDDINSERSYDTMKAYGQSKLANVLFARSLAKKLLGTGVSVFSLHPGVVQSDLWRHQHQCIQVAVKIFRVFTKTTLEGAQTTIYCAVEPGLDSQSGGYFSDCAPARCSRTASDDDLAQKLWEISCNMLSITWQ, encoded by the exons ATGTACTGCAG GAGTGTGTGCTGTAACCGCTGGTCATCTGAGGAGAGGTTAGATGGGAAAACAGTCATCATCACCGGAGCCAACACTGGTATTGGAAAAGAAACGGCCAGGGACCTGGCAAGAAGAG GTGCACGCATCATCATGGCGTGCAGAGACCTGGAAAGGGCAGAGGAGGCCCGAACGGAAATTTTGGAAGACACAGGAAATGAGAATTTGGTCATCAGAAAACTGGATCTCTCTGACACCAAGTCCATTAGAGCATTTGCTGAACTCATCAACAAAG AGGAGAAACAAGTGAATATTCTGATAAACAATGCAGGCGTCATGATGTGTCCCTACTCCAAGACTGTTGACGGGTTTGAAATGCAGTTGGGTGTCAATCATTTGG GTCATTTCCTATTGACCTACCTGCTGCTGGACCTCATCAAGCGCTCAGCTCCGGCCCGCATCGTCGTCGTGGCATCGGTGGCCCACACTTGGACTGGAATTCGACTGGATGACATCAACAGTGAGAGGAGTTATGATACAATGAAGGCCTATGGGCAGAGCAAACTGGCAAACGTCCTCTTTGCACGCTCACTTGCCAAAAAGTTACTAG GTACAGGGGTGAGCGTGTTCTCTCTGCACCCGGGGGTGGTGCAGTCTGACCTGTGGAGACACCAGCACCAATGTATCCAGGTGGCAGTGAAGATCTTCAGGGTTTTCACCAAGACAACACTGGAGGGAGCACAGACCACCATCTACTGTGCTGTGGAGCCAGGCCTGGACAGCCAGAGTGGAGGGTACTTCAG TGACTGCGCTCCTGCAAGGTGCTCAAGGACGGCTTCTGATGATGACTTGGCCCAAAAACTGTGGGAGATCAGCTGCAACATGCTTAGCATCACTTGGCAGTGa
- the zgc:112332 gene encoding retinol dehydrogenase 12 isoform X2: MHNVRSVCCNRWSSEERLDGKTVIITGANTGIGKETARDLARRGARIIMACRDLERAEEARTEILEDTGNENLVIRKLDLSDTKSIRAFAELINKEEKQVNILINNAGVMMCPYSKTVDGFEMQLGVNHLGHFLLTYLLLDLIKRSAPARIVVVASVAHTWTGIRLDDINSERSYDTMKAYGQSKLANVLFARSLAKKLLGTGVSVFSLHPGVVQSDLWRHQHQCIQVAVKIFRVFTKTTLEGAQTTIYCAVEPGLDSQSGGYFSDCAPARCSRTASDDDLAQKLWEISCNMLSITWQ; the protein is encoded by the exons ATGCATAACGTCAG GAGTGTGTGCTGTAACCGCTGGTCATCTGAGGAGAGGTTAGATGGGAAAACAGTCATCATCACCGGAGCCAACACTGGTATTGGAAAAGAAACGGCCAGGGACCTGGCAAGAAGAG GTGCACGCATCATCATGGCGTGCAGAGACCTGGAAAGGGCAGAGGAGGCCCGAACGGAAATTTTGGAAGACACAGGAAATGAGAATTTGGTCATCAGAAAACTGGATCTCTCTGACACCAAGTCCATTAGAGCATTTGCTGAACTCATCAACAAAG AGGAGAAACAAGTGAATATTCTGATAAACAATGCAGGCGTCATGATGTGTCCCTACTCCAAGACTGTTGACGGGTTTGAAATGCAGTTGGGTGTCAATCATTTGG GTCATTTCCTATTGACCTACCTGCTGCTGGACCTCATCAAGCGCTCAGCTCCGGCCCGCATCGTCGTCGTGGCATCGGTGGCCCACACTTGGACTGGAATTCGACTGGATGACATCAACAGTGAGAGGAGTTATGATACAATGAAGGCCTATGGGCAGAGCAAACTGGCAAACGTCCTCTTTGCACGCTCACTTGCCAAAAAGTTACTAG GTACAGGGGTGAGCGTGTTCTCTCTGCACCCGGGGGTGGTGCAGTCTGACCTGTGGAGACACCAGCACCAATGTATCCAGGTGGCAGTGAAGATCTTCAGGGTTTTCACCAAGACAACACTGGAGGGAGCACAGACCACCATCTACTGTGCTGTGGAGCCAGGCCTGGACAGCCAGAGTGGAGGGTACTTCAG TGACTGCGCTCCTGCAAGGTGCTCAAGGACGGCTTCTGATGATGACTTGGCCCAAAAACTGTGGGAGATCAGCTGCAACATGCTTAGCATCACTTGGCAGTGa
- the sec61g gene encoding protein transport protein Sec61 subunit gamma — protein sequence MDQVMQFVEPSRQFVKDSIRLVKRCTKPDRKEFQKIAMATAIGFAIMGFIGFFVKLIHIPINNIIVGG from the exons ATGGATCAGGTCATGCAGTTCGTGGAGCCCAGCCGGCAGTTCGTCAAAGACTCCATAAGGCTCGTAAAGAGATGCACAAAACCTGACAGAAAAG AATTCCAGAAGATTGCCATGGCCACAGCAATCGGCTTTGCCATCATGGGATTCATCGGCTTCTTCGTCAAACTCATCCACATCCCCATCAACAACATCATTGT TGGGGGTTAA